The DNA window TTACCATCAGCTTCCTAGTTGACCTAAGTTATATCCTGGATCCCTTCGAGTACTTTGTCATCCTAACCGAACTCAAGTTGCTCAAAGAGAGCGATCCCGAATCCAGTTCGTTGGTGATAAGGCGAAATATCCAACCAAATGTGATATACAAGAATCTGGATGGACTACCCATCTGGTACATAATTTTAGCTGTAATCGGAGGACTGCTCCTGTTTGGTTTGATGACCTATGGACTTCGCAAGGTTTGTATTACGATGGCTGGGAAATAATTTTCACTAATGCATTACTCATTTGCTCCCCAGCTTGGATTCTTTAAACGATTGAAGAGGGATGATCTTAAAAGGTtggaggaggaaaacaacctCAACGATGACTCTCCGCAAGATCAGGATTGTGAGCCAGAGGACATTGAACGCGATGGACATTCAGAAAACGGACAGAACGTCTGAAAGAAAtgcaataatttataaaaaacaatctTTTACTATTttcattcttaaaaaatacaacttaaACAAATAACTTAAGCCCAGATTAGGATATTAGTACGTTTacgaaatgtttttaatattgcaCATACTTGCTAAGCTTTAATAAAGCTATAATAAAGCGAAACTTAGTTCTACAATCACTTTTGTTAATAGTTAATATTATCTTAGTTATTAGcctaaaatttaataaattgttattaacCAATTGAAAGATCAAAGAAATTCCTTAAATAGtgaggaaacttttaaatactGTAATATCCGGCGCTCAATGAGAGAGAGCATATCGATAGAAAAATCGTTCGGATAAAAGTttgagttttaaaattatatttcaaaaaatttccaCCGTTAAGAATTTGGATTTTTGCAAAGCTACAAAatctataaattaattaatagagcattttgtttttttgtaataactataacaacaaatattttggCACGTAAATTATTCGTATCCAAGTAAAATGAAttgataacaaaataaatactctttaAAAAAGATAACTATTTATTGATTGCAGCAACCCTTATACCCAGTCCCCACTGTACTTCGCCGCGTCGCCGTCCGATCAGCTGTTTTCTGTTGTGGGCAGTTGTTGCAGCTGGCTGAAAATTACGCATAAATGAAAAAGTGAATTGGTAGCAGGAAAATGGACCAGCCCGACGACCATTTCCGCTACATCCACAGCTCGTCGCTCCACGAACGTGTGCAAATCAAGGTGTAAGTGAAAGCAGGTCGGAAAACCTTGGAAAACTGGTGTTCAAGAGAAGACCTTTGTGGCTTTCAGTGGGACGCTCGAGGGGAAGAAGCGCCAGCCGGACTATGAAAAACTGCTGGAAGACCCCATACTGAGATTCTCCGGCCTGTACTCCGAGGAGCACCCCTCCTTCCAGGTGCGCCTGCAGGTGTTCAACCAGGGCAGGCCCTACTGTCTCCCAGTGACGAGCTCCTACAAGGCGTTCGGCAAGCGATGGAGCTGGAACGAGTGGGTCTCGCTGCCGCTGCAGTTCTCCGATCTGCCGCGGAGCGCCATGCTGGTGCTGACCATCTTGGACTGCTCGGGCGCCGGCCAGACCACCGTCATTGGAGGCACCTCCATTTCGGTGTTCGGCAAGGACGGCATGTTCCGCCAGGGAATGTACGACTTGCGGGTCTGGCTAGGAGTCGAGGGCGACGGCAGCTTCCCCAGTCGCACGCCCGGCAAGGGCAAGGAGTCCTCCAAGTCGCAGATGCAGCGCCTCGGAAAGCTGGCCAAGAAGCACCGCAATGGTCAGGTGCAGAAGGTCGACTGGCTGGACAGGCTCACGTTCCGCGAGATCGAAGTGATCAACGAGCGCGAGAAGCGCATGTCCGACTACATGTTCCTCATGATCGAGTTCCCCGCCATCATGGTGGATGACATGTACAATGTGAGTTTGCCATGCACTAATCTCGTCCAGCTCTAATCGATATTTCTCTTTACAGTACGCCGTGGTCTACTTTGAGCCAGAAGGTGATGTCAAATACAAGCTGCCGGCCAAGCCCAAGTTGGTATCCGTGCCCGATTCGGAAATTCAAATGGTATGGTGGCCCAAAAAAGGCAAGAAATGGTATTAATCCCTATCCTATTGCAGGAGAACCTGGTGGAGAGAAAGCACCATCGCTTGGCTCGTTCAGAGCGTTCGGGAATCTCGGATAGAGATGCCAAACCCACAGCAAGGTAAGGAAATCCAAACTAGACCTAATAAACGCACTAAACTGTGTCCTTCCCCCAGCATTCGCGATCAGCTCCACACCATTGTCTATAGGTACCCACCAACCTATGTCCTGAGCAGCGAGGAGCAGGATCTGGTGTGGAAGTTCAGGTTCTACCTCTCCTCGCACAAGAAGGCTTTGACCAAGTTCCTCAAGTGCATAAACTGGAAATTAGAGGACGAGGTTACTCAAGCTCTTTGGATGCTGGCCAACTGGGCGCCCATGGACGTGGAGGACGCCTTGGAGCTACTGAGTCCCACCTTCACCCATCCTCAGGTGCGAAAGTATGCCGTCAGTCGACTGGCACAAGCTCCAGACGAGGATTTGCTGCTCTATCTGCTGCAGCTCGTACAAGCTTTGAAGTACGAGGATCCCCGGCACATCGTCCACCTGCATGGCTGCATCTTTCCCGAGCGTGATGTAGTGCGTTCGATTCTGGATGACAATGGCTCACTGCTGGATCAGAGCAGCCTTTCCGACCTGAGTGCCACCAGCAGTGGCCTCCATGCCTCGGTAATTCCAGCTAATCAGCGAGCAGCAAGCGTTTTAGCCGCCATCAAGGGCGATAAGTCCGTGAGTCCGGGATCTGCGGGCAGTGGTGGTCAGGGATCGGTGGCGCTGCCGAATCCCTCTGCCCCCGCCACGCCTGGCAGCAGTTCCCTGCCCTGCGACTCCAATTCCAATGCCCTCATGCTGGCCGAGGGCATCAGCTTTGGCAGCGTTCCAGCCAATCTCTGCACATTCCTTATCCAGCGCGCCTGCACCAACGCCACGCTGGCCAACTACTTCTACTGGTACTTGTCCATCGAGGTGGAGGAGGTGGAGTCGGTGAGGAAGCAGGACGAGAAGGCCCACGACATGTACGCCATGGTGCTGAAGATGTTCCTGAAGGTGCTAGAGAATGGTAGGTGTGGGTTTAATGAAGGAAAGATGATTGCTCTAATTTATAATCACCTTTTAGGAAACTTCAATCTTCGTGGCATATTCTACAACCTCCGAAAGCAGCGCCGCTTCATAGACGAGCTGGTCAAGTTGGTGAAGCTGGTGGCCAAGGAGCCGGGAAACCGCAATAAGAAGACGGAGAAATTCCAGAAGCTGCTGGCTGAACAGGACATGTTCAAGGTGAACTTTACCAACTTTGAGCCCATACCCTTTCCCCTGGATCCAGAGATCTACATCACCAAAATTGTACCCATGCGGACCTCGCTGTTCAAGAGTGCTCTAATGCCGGCCAAGTAAGTTTTCCAAATCTTAAGAATCTATTGTGAATCTCTCTCATCTATCAATCCCATATAGACTTACCTTTGTAACCTCTATTGCCCATCACGAGTACGCCGCCATCTTCAAGCATGGCGATGATCTGCGTCAAGATCAGCTCATCTTGCAGATGATCACATTGATGGACAAGCTGCTGAGGCGGGAGAACCTGGATCTGAAGTTGACTCCCTACAAGGTGCTGGCCACCAGCTCCAAACATGGATTCTTGCAGTACGTCGACTCCTGCACGGTGGCGGAGGTCCTTGCGCGGGAGGGCAATATCCACAACTTCTTTCGGAAACATCATCCGTGTGATAATGGTCCCTATGGCATTTCGGCGGAGGTGATGGACACGTACATCAAGAGCTGTGCAGGCTACTGTGTGATCACCTATTTGCTGGGTAAGACCACGATTAATTAGAttctaataaatattaatccCCCCATTTTCAGGAGTTGGTGACCGACACTTGGACAACCTACTCCTGACCACCAATGGAAAGCTTTTCCACATTGACTTCGGCTACATTCTGGGACGCGATCCCAAGCCCATGCCCCCGCCCATGAAGCTgagcaaggaaatggtggagGCCATGGGCGGGATTAGTTCGGAGCATCACCACGAGTTCCGCAAGCAGTGCTACACGGCCTATCTGCATTTGCGTCGGCACGCCAACGTAATGCTCAACCTGTTCTCCCTGATGGTGGACGCCACTGTGCCGGATATCGCTCTCGAGCCCGATAAGGCGGTCAAGAAGGTGGAGGAGAACCTGCAGCTGGGACTGACCGACGAGGAGGCCGTGCAGCACCTGCAGAGTCTCCTGGATGTGTCCATCACGGCCGTGATGCCGGCGCTCGTGGAGCAGATCCATCGATTCACCCAGTACTGGAGGAAGTAAAGGGGCGATATGTATATCCATTGGATTAAAATGCTTTGATAAGAAGTTGTAGGAGGTAATCTAGTAATCTTTgaaccatttttttaattcgtaTTCCCTGAGCTAAGCAAAACCTTATTGTTAAACCTCAAAAGTGTAAAATAGATTAATATTACTAAatcaattatatattattttagacCTCTATTTCTTACTCATCCATATGAACTGATTACTTAGAGCtcctacaattttaaaaatgtaattgcaTCCCCATATTACTGCTTCCTACTATTAACCATAGCTTTAAGGTTGCTTTAGTCTTAGGTGGCCTGTGGCTACAAGTCTGTAATCGAGAATTTAAATGTATCCCTATCTGTTTTGTGTCGCAATTGTAATATAACCAACTACATATTTGAGGAAACATGCAGGTGCGTTCAAAGAAGCCCGTTTGGTTCCTGTTCAAGCTgatggagctgctgctgagcCTGGGATGCTGCATCGTCCACTGGCGTTGCTTCAAGGAGGAAGGTGTTCCCCACATTTTCCTGCTATGTGGCACCTATGGCGGCTCGGTGATCATCTGCATCGTGTCCCTAATTGGAGCCTTCTATGCGGAGAGACCCACTATGAAGCACGAAGCTGCTTTTGGGGGCATCTTGGGAGGTCTGCACATGTTCACCGTTTACGCCCACATGTACATGGCCACTTTGGAGGAGTTTCGCACTGAGAAGTGGCCTGATTTCTACGTGTGCTGCCGGGATAACGCCATTTTAGCCCTCTATGCTGGGGCTATTTACCTGCTGCACTGCACCTTCGCCCTGGACTTGATGCTGTCCCATCAGCGCAGGAAGCACCCGCAGAGGAGCAAGCGACCACTGCAGCTGTACTTCATCAGCCGGGGGGCAGAGGCCTATCTCAGCCGCTTCTGGTGGTTCCAGCGCATCTCCGCCAAAATGCTGACCAGCGCCCAGCCATCGGAGCACTCTAGCCGTAGGC is part of the Drosophila biarmipes strain raj3 chromosome 2R, RU_DBia_V1.1, whole genome shotgun sequence genome and encodes:
- the LOC108022938 gene encoding phosphatidylinositol 3-kinase catalytic subunit type 3, which codes for MDQPDDHFRYIHSSSLHERVQIKVGTLEGKKRQPDYEKLLEDPILRFSGLYSEEHPSFQVRLQVFNQGRPYCLPVTSSYKAFGKRWSWNEWVSLPLQFSDLPRSAMLVLTILDCSGAGQTTVIGGTSISVFGKDGMFRQGMYDLRVWLGVEGDGSFPSRTPGKGKESSKSQMQRLGKLAKKHRNGQVQKVDWLDRLTFREIEVINEREKRMSDYMFLMIEFPAIMVDDMYNYAVVYFEPEGDVKYKLPAKPKLVSVPDSEIQMENLVERKHHRLARSERSGISDRDAKPTASIRDQLHTIVYRYPPTYVLSSEEQDLVWKFRFYLSSHKKALTKFLKCINWKLEDEVTQALWMLANWAPMDVEDALELLSPTFTHPQVRKYAVSRLAQAPDEDLLLYLLQLVQALKYEDPRHIVHLHGCIFPERDVVRSILDDNGSLLDQSSLSDLSATSSGLHASVIPANQRAASVLAAIKGDKSVSPGSAGSGGQGSVALPNPSAPATPGSSSLPCDSNSNALMLAEGISFGSVPANLCTFLIQRACTNATLANYFYWYLSIEVEEVESVRKQDEKAHDMYAMVLKMFLKVLENGNFNLRGIFYNLRKQRRFIDELVKLVKLVAKEPGNRNKKTEKFQKLLAEQDMFKVNFTNFEPIPFPLDPEIYITKIVPMRTSLFKSALMPAKLTFVTSIAHHEYAAIFKHGDDLRQDQLILQMITLMDKLLRRENLDLKLTPYKVLATSSKHGFLQYVDSCTVAEVLAREGNIHNFFRKHHPCDNGPYGISAEVMDTYIKSCAGYCVITYLLGVGDRHLDNLLLTTNGKLFHIDFGYILGRDPKPMPPPMKLSKEMVEAMGGISSEHHHEFRKQCYTAYLHLRRHANVMLNLFSLMVDATVPDIALEPDKAVKKVEENLQLGLTDEEAVQHLQSLLDVSITAVMPALVEQIHRFTQYWRK
- the LOC108022937 gene encoding uncharacterized protein LOC108022937, with translation MQVRSKKPVWFLFKLMELLLSLGCCIVHWRCFKEEGVPHIFLLCGTYGGSVIICIVSLIGAFYAERPTMKHEAAFGGILGGLHMFTVYAHMYMATLEEFRTEKWPDFYVCCRDNAILALYAGAIYLLHCTFALDLMLSHQRRKHPQRSKRPLQLYFISRGAEAYLSRFWWFQRISAKMLTSAQPSEHSSRRRHVSSSSESDSEAGDRSGNLKEAEYN